A window from Methanobrevibacter sp. V74 encodes these proteins:
- a CDS encoding DegT/DnrJ/EryC1/StrS aminotransferase family protein, giving the protein MNIPFSPPDISETEIEEVISALKSGWITTGPKTKEFEKKITKYCGSDKTVCLSAATTALEMTLRVLGIGKGDEVIVPAYTYTASCSVICHVGATPVMVDSQINSEEMDYAKMAEAISEKTKAIIPVDIAGILCDYGKIFEAIENKKELFEPSNDIQEAFNRVVVVADCAHGFGAIQNNKKAGTLADFTCFSFHAVKNLTTAEGGAVSWKNHEGIDSEKLYKEFQIYSLHGQTKDALEKTQKGSWEYDILIPAYKCNMTDVQAGIGLGQLKRYESMLNRRHEIIKKYDEAFKNSRVITQNHTGANHTSSGHLYLTRIKDITLEERNEIIVKMEEHGISTNVHYKPLPLLTAYKNLGFDIANYPNAYHLFENEISLPIYSTLSDEKVDYIAKTLLEILDEY; this is encoded by the coding sequence ATGAATATCCCATTTTCACCACCTGATATAAGCGAAACCGAAATTGAAGAAGTAATCTCAGCATTGAAATCCGGTTGGATTACAACAGGACCAAAAACAAAGGAATTTGAGAAAAAGATCACAAAATATTGTGGAAGCGATAAAACCGTTTGTTTAAGTGCGGCAACTACTGCCTTGGAGATGACTTTGCGAGTATTGGGTATTGGTAAAGGTGATGAAGTTATTGTGCCCGCTTATACTTATACTGCTTCCTGCAGTGTCATTTGCCATGTTGGAGCAACACCAGTAATGGTTGACAGTCAAATTAACAGCGAAGAAATGGATTATGCAAAAATGGCTGAAGCTATAAGTGAAAAAACTAAAGCAATTATCCCCGTTGATATTGCAGGCATCTTATGCGATTATGGTAAAATCTTTGAAGCAATAGAAAACAAAAAAGAGTTATTTGAACCTTCAAATGATATTCAAGAAGCATTCAATAGAGTTGTTGTCGTGGCGGATTGTGCCCATGGTTTTGGAGCTATCCAAAATAATAAAAAAGCAGGGACTCTTGCGGATTTTACTTGTTTTTCATTTCATGCGGTTAAAAACTTAACAACCGCTGAAGGCGGAGCGGTAAGTTGGAAAAACCATGAAGGAATTGACAGCGAAAAACTCTATAAAGAATTCCAGATTTATTCACTCCACGGACAGACTAAAGATGCTCTTGAAAAAACACAAAAAGGTTCATGGGAATACGATATTTTAATTCCAGCATATAAATGCAATATGACTGATGTTCAGGCGGGAATTGGCCTTGGACAATTAAAAAGATATGAATCGATGTTGAATAGAAGACACGAAATCATTAAAAAATACGATGAAGCTTTTAAAAACTCAAGAGTCATCACCCAAAACCATACAGGTGCAAATCACACCTCCTCCGGCCATTTATACTTAACAAGGATTAAAGATATAACTTTAGAAGAGAGAAATGAGATTATTGTTAAAATGGAAGAACATGGAATAAGTACTAACGTTCATTACAAACCACTCCCATTATTAACTGCTTATAAGAATTTGGGATTTGATATTGCCAATTACCCTAATGCATATCATTTATTTGAAAATGAAATAAGTTTGCCGATTTACTCTACACTAAGTGATGAGAAAGTTGACTATATTGCCAAAACATTATTAGAAATATTAGATGAATACTGA
- the tfe gene encoding transcription factor E, translating to MIDDPLVKTLLTNVVEDESNLPIVQALIDGVETDEEIANKTKIKLNIVRRILYRLYDMGLASYKRSKDPETQWFTYSWKFEKDEVMNRIIKDSENYLKILNDELEREENNMFFLCPQGHVRLDFDDSSEYEFICPMCGEELEFHENKDTIKQLKEDIKMVESNFKSFSEKNR from the coding sequence ATGATAGATGATCCATTAGTAAAGACTTTATTAACCAATGTTGTTGAAGATGAAAGCAATTTACCTATTGTTCAAGCATTAATTGATGGTGTTGAAACTGATGAAGAAATTGCTAATAAAACTAAAATCAAATTAAATATTGTTCGGAGAATATTATACAGGCTTTACGATATGGGATTAGCTAGTTATAAAAGAAGTAAAGACCCTGAAACTCAATGGTTTACATATTCTTGGAAGTTTGAAAAAGACGAGGTTATGAACCGCATCATTAAGGATTCCGAGAATTATTTAAAAATACTTAACGATGAGTTAGAACGTGAGGAAAATAATATGTTCTTTTTATGTCCACAAGGCCATGTGCGACTTGATTTTGATGATTCTTCAGAATATGAATTTATATGTCCAATGTGTGGTGAAGAACTAGAATTCCATGAAAACAAAGATACCATAAAACAACTTAAAGAAGATATTAAAATGGTCGAAAGTAATTTTAAATCATTTAGTGAAAAAAACAGATAA
- a CDS encoding TIGR00295 family protein, whose product MELELLEKEHTSKNVIEHCKAVYKKAMKIAANFDNVDEDLIRKGALLHDIGRSKTHSIEHAIKGVEIARSHGYSEDVLHIIERHIGAGITPEEAVKLGLPKKSYVPQTLEEKIVAHADNLVSGSEEVDVDFVIAKWQRTIEDSDDNIKRLIKLDNELIKAFEE is encoded by the coding sequence ATGGAACTTGAGTTACTTGAAAAAGAACACACCTCTAAAAATGTAATAGAACATTGCAAAGCTGTTTATAAAAAAGCTATGAAAATAGCTGCTAATTTTGATAATGTAGATGAAGACCTTATACGTAAAGGAGCTTTATTGCACGATATTGGAAGATCTAAAACTCATAGCATAGAACATGCGATAAAAGGAGTTGAAATTGCCAGAAGTCATGGCTACTCCGAAGACGTGTTGCATATTATTGAAAGACATATTGGAGCCGGAATAACTCCCGAAGAAGCCGTTAAACTTGGACTTCCAAAAAAATCATATGTTCCCCAAACACTTGAAGAAAAAATCGTGGCACATGCTGACAATTTAGTAAGTGGAAGTGAGGAAGTAGATGTTGATTTTGTGATTGCTAAATGGCAGAGAACTATCGAAGATAGTGATGATAATATTAAAAGATTAATTAAACTCGATAACGAGTTAATAAAAGCTTTTGAGGAATAA
- a CDS encoding DUF5591 domain-containing protein, translated as MKVICSSEESLYRPEAVRWRQRMEITEPLGDTVVLLPCSMKKPYSNSKSHQKFRKLTKSFQELIVTSPFGICPRELENTFPIQSYDVSTTGSWSADEIEETGKLIAKYCKGKTIVANLAGGYLESCEAYIDDFTNVCVDERPTSPDSLYNLRMELKNHERINRREKTLHELKSIAKYQFGENGDKFIPDNVKTKGMYHKRILSNGVQLALLNKDYGLFRLNLPGGKILKELGIHIVNIDFNLETNTVFAPGIEKADHKIIPNDEVIVVRDDAVVGVGKAIMTGREMEECDNGICVKIKHRLKK; from the coding sequence ATGAAAGTAATATGTTCAAGTGAAGAATCACTCTATCGTCCAGAAGCAGTGCGATGGAGACAAAGAATGGAAATAACGGAACCTTTAGGAGATACTGTTGTTTTATTACCTTGCAGTATGAAAAAGCCCTATTCCAATTCTAAATCTCATCAAAAGTTTAGAAAACTAACCAAATCATTTCAAGAACTCATTGTAACTTCCCCTTTTGGAATTTGTCCAAGAGAGCTTGAAAACACTTTTCCAATACAATCTTATGATGTAAGCACAACAGGTTCCTGGTCAGCTGATGAAATTGAAGAAACCGGTAAGTTAATAGCTAAATATTGTAAAGGTAAAACAATTGTAGCCAATCTTGCTGGAGGATACTTAGAGTCTTGTGAAGCATATATAGATGACTTCACTAATGTCTGTGTTGATGAACGTCCAACTTCTCCAGATTCACTTTATAATTTAAGAATGGAACTTAAAAATCATGAAAGAATCAATAGACGTGAAAAAACATTGCATGAACTTAAATCAATTGCTAAATATCAATTTGGTGAAAATGGAGATAAATTCATTCCAGATAATGTTAAAACAAAGGGAATGTATCATAAAAGAATTTTATCAAATGGTGTTCAATTAGCATTATTAAATAAAGATTATGGACTGTTTAGATTAAATTTACCTGGCGGGAAAATCTTAAAAGAGTTAGGGATCCATATTGTCAATATTGATTTTAATCTTGAGACCAATACTGTCTTTGCACCGGGAATTGAAAAAGCAGACCATAAAATCATTCCAAATGATGAGGTCATTGTTGTACGTGATGATGCTGTTGTTGGTGTTGGTAAAGCAATAATGACCGGTCGTGAGATGGAAGAATGTGACAATGGCATCTGCGTTAAAATAAAACATCGTTTGAAAAAATAA
- a CDS encoding iron-sulfur cluster assembly protein codes for MSEDLVKDIKDAITPINDPHMGISIVDMGIVQNITVDGNQAEIILKPTNPGCMSITRIAADAKIRAENVEGIEKVIINVEGHAMADSINEMINR; via the coding sequence ATGTCAGAAGATTTAGTAAAGGATATTAAAGATGCAATCACTCCAATTAATGACCCTCACATGGGAATTAGTATTGTAGATATGGGTATTGTACAAAATATTACCGTTGACGGCAACCAAGCAGAAATTATTCTTAAACCAACCAATCCAGGTTGTATGAGCATTACCCGTATTGCTGCTGATGCTAAAATCAGAGCTGAAAACGTGGAAGGTATCGAAAAAGTTATCATTAATGTTGAAGGACATGCTATGGCAGATTCTATTAACGAAATGATTAATAGATGA
- a CDS encoding amino acid-binding protein, protein MMIKMWEKVNEKFKKYPARLRVAEKMIELGLSLGEDGKVYCGNLKISDKSLATAANVDRRAIKSTIEVIQEDPELNNIFCNITPAGTLLKNIAKNLELGVIEIEVGSENEGILANITSLISKKGISIRQAYAEDTELQRNPILTIITEKPVKGNLINEFLKIKGVTRVSIY, encoded by the coding sequence ATGATGATTAAAATGTGGGAAAAAGTTAATGAAAAATTTAAAAAATACCCTGCAAGACTAAGAGTTGCAGAAAAAATGATTGAACTTGGATTGTCTCTAGGTGAAGACGGTAAAGTTTATTGTGGAAATTTAAAAATAAGCGATAAATCATTGGCAACAGCAGCAAATGTTGACAGACGTGCAATCAAATCTACAATTGAAGTAATTCAAGAAGATCCAGAATTAAACAATATATTCTGTAATATCACCCCTGCCGGAACACTTTTAAAAAACATTGCCAAAAACCTTGAACTAGGCGTAATTGAGATTGAAGTTGGATCTGAAAATGAAGGCATACTAGCCAATATTACTAGTTTAATTTCAAAAAAAGGTATAAGCATTAGACAAGCTTATGCTGAAGACACCGAACTTCAAAGAAATCCAATACTAACAATAATTACTGAAAAACCTGTTAAAGGTAATTTAATAAACGAATTTTTAAAAATAAAAGGAGTAACAAGAGTGTCTATTTATTGA
- a CDS encoding HypC/HybG/HupF family hydrogenase formation chaperone: MCIAAPAHVIEIDREANLLVADFGGARQQAKLDLLPEVKVGDYVLIHAGFAIEKLTEEAAKESLEAWEELMEILEEEDREMEKARSANLNQ, translated from the coding sequence ATGTGTATTGCAGCACCTGCTCATGTTATTGAAATTGACAGAGAGGCTAATTTGTTGGTGGCTGATTTTGGCGGAGCCAGGCAACAAGCAAAATTGGACCTTTTACCTGAAGTAAAAGTTGGTGATTATGTTTTAATCCATGCTGGTTTTGCAATAGAAAAATTAACCGAAGAAGCAGCTAAAGAATCTTTAGAAGCTTGGGAAGAACTTATGGAAATTCTTGAAGAAGAAGATAGGGAAATGGAAAAAGCGAGAAGTGCTAATTTAAATCAATAA
- a CDS encoding NAD(P)/FAD-dependent oxidoreductase — translation MKNIVIGSGPAGRLGSFELGKLGKEVTLIEKNHIAGTCLNEGCMVVCALTDITKFIDLNKRFNHYGFLKTQLELSYEKIVEKICETQVILRQINQMENESVGNNIVYGEASVEEGTVKVNNETFEYDNLLIATGARPFIPDIPGKEYGLTNKDILKLNDIPEKLNIIGGGIIACEIANIYSTLGSEVNLIARSQILKDISEATKKYILDKIIPDVNVLENTNIKQAFKNKILTDSEDELEGIPFFATGRTPNSEVVDGFVELNDDKTIRVNEMMQTNVDNVYAAGDVTGGYQLTPVARMEGITAARNMAKYSNKVSYNCIPQTLSLNMEVSFVENEKNHLSDDDKEVIGIPGIAGPHSFWNILMEDTGYTEIEFDKNKNKINRINSISPSSTSDVAYLSYLMRMDYDLDDYGEFLEIHPSTDSNYKIIKNMWL, via the coding sequence ATGAAAAATATTGTTATCGGATCAGGTCCCGCAGGAAGATTAGGTTCTTTTGAACTTGGAAAATTAGGGAAAGAGGTCACTTTAATTGAAAAAAATCATATTGCAGGAACCTGCTTAAATGAAGGATGTATGGTTGTTTGTGCATTAACTGACATCACCAAATTCATTGATTTAAATAAAAGATTTAATCATTACGGTTTTTTAAAAACCCAACTCGAATTATCTTATGAAAAGATTGTTGAAAAAATATGTGAAACCCAGGTTATACTACGACAAATAAACCAGATGGAAAATGAAAGTGTTGGAAACAATATTGTTTATGGAGAAGCCAGTGTTGAAGAAGGCACTGTTAAAGTAAATAATGAAACTTTTGAATATGATAATTTACTAATTGCCACTGGTGCTCGTCCATTTATTCCTGATATCCCTGGAAAAGAATATGGATTAACCAATAAGGATATTTTGAAACTCAATGATATTCCTGAGAAATTAAATATTATTGGTGGGGGAATTATTGCTTGTGAAATAGCCAATATTTATTCAACACTTGGCAGTGAAGTTAATCTTATTGCAAGAAGCCAAATTTTAAAAGATATAAGTGAAGCTACTAAAAAATATATCTTAGATAAGATAATTCCAGATGTTAACGTTTTAGAAAATACCAATATAAAACAAGCATTTAAAAATAAAATATTGACTGATAGTGAAGATGAATTAGAAGGCATTCCATTTTTTGCAACCGGCAGAACTCCAAACAGTGAGGTTGTAGATGGATTTGTTGAGTTAAATGATGATAAAACTATCAGAGTTAATGAAATGATGCAAACCAATGTTGATAATGTATATGCTGCAGGAGATGTTACTGGCGGATATCAATTAACACCCGTAGCAAGAATGGAAGGCATCACTGCTGCAAGAAATATGGCCAAGTATTCAAATAAAGTAAGCTACAATTGTATTCCTCAAACCTTAAGTTTGAACATGGAAGTTAGCTTTGTTGAAAATGAAAAAAACCACTTAAGCGATGATGATAAAGAAGTGATTGGAATACCTGGAATTGCAGGCCCACATTCCTTTTGGAACATACTAATGGAAGATACCGGATATACTGAAATTGAGTTTGATAAAAACAAGAATAAAATAAATAGAATAAATTCAATATCCCCATCATCAACAAGTGATGTGGCATATCTTTCATATTTGATGAGAATGGATTATGATTTAGATGATTACGGTGAATTTTTAGAAATACACCCATCAACTGATTCAAATTATAAAATTATTAAAAATATGTGGTTATAA
- a CDS encoding glycosyltransferase, giving the protein MKALFVVTGRGLGGDAMIALNVMSALEKRGIICDVALDESAPGVLFEKHGYSWHKISIPQAGGHSATKLSALKGALKLIPAAFKTRKAIKKSESDFVIGVLGGGAIVGSFGGKLARIPTFSLISTPLDSKVCPKFNHCFILPELDKFRWDKLPNNMEKSFYPLANDIGEGKPEIALEKLKEFPNFDENKKTIVFSSGSSIFKGTIEAINLVANRTDEYNLVLVGLPLHDEYYDLINEDKIIYAGYIDWINHLFKFSDLTVLTDDGVSLEEAFTCGKPIIALTRVKWGRYQNMAGVFKGAMIESEVKDVNENIKKAFENYESLQENALIYGEKCLHAADNLAGSILKKLD; this is encoded by the coding sequence ATGAAGGCATTATTTGTAGTCACTGGTCGGGGACTTGGTGGGGATGCTATGATTGCTTTAAATGTTATGAGTGCATTAGAAAAGCGAGGTATAATTTGTGATGTTGCATTGGATGAGTCTGCTCCAGGTGTTTTATTTGAAAAACATGGATATTCTTGGCATAAAATATCTATCCCTCAAGCTGGAGGTCATTCTGCAACTAAATTATCTGCTCTTAAAGGAGCTCTTAAATTAATACCTGCTGCTTTTAAAACTAGAAAAGCTATCAAAAAATCCGAATCTGATTTTGTCATTGGTGTTTTAGGAGGAGGTGCAATTGTTGGGTCTTTTGGAGGAAAACTTGCTAGGATTCCTACTTTTTCTTTAATTTCAACGCCTCTTGATTCAAAAGTATGTCCAAAATTTAATCATTGTTTTATTTTACCGGAATTGGATAAATTTAGATGGGATAAACTTCCCAATAATATGGAAAAATCTTTTTATCCATTAGCTAATGATATTGGTGAAGGCAAGCCTGAAATTGCTTTAGAAAAATTAAAAGAATTCCCTAATTTCGATGAAAATAAAAAAACTATTGTATTTTCATCTGGTTCATCTATTTTTAAAGGCACAATTGAAGCTATTAATTTGGTTGCCAATAGAACTGATGAGTATAACCTAGTTTTAGTGGGTTTGCCATTACATGATGAGTATTATGATTTAATCAATGAGGATAAAATAATCTATGCAGGTTATATTGACTGGATAAATCATTTATTCAAATTCTCTGATTTGACTGTACTGACAGATGACGGTGTTTCTCTTGAAGAAGCATTCACTTGTGGAAAACCAATTATCGCCCTTACTCGTGTAAAATGGGGCAGATATCAGAATATGGCTGGCGTTTTTAAGGGAGCTATGATTGAATCTGAAGTTAAAGACGTTAATGAAAATATTAAAAAGGCATTTGAAAATTACGAATCACTTCAAGAAAATGCTTTAATTTATGGTGAGAAATGTTTACATGCTGCTGATAATTTAGCAGGCAGTATCCTTAAAAAATTAGATTAG
- a CDS encoding cell wall biosynthesis protein, protein MMYSSILCALIFVFVLSAIGTAIIDIIFRFLGKRGYLGNLYPNVRGGIPRAVGIVPFVILSFYMLPRFNNLILIIGIFALIDDVLGRKKSPFGIEWGQLSRGIGIIAVMIVGIYQGLGISAIFVALMVQPLNISDMQPGSACIVTIIMSVLTIVATLLIGSQPYAELPAVYTPLLLLAVCLGYCPLDFSGKIMLGEVGNHTFGVALGLAFYVMGELVGVLVFGFITTAFIAFVRRNNLIIFFRQKLRILDPTFGDFFMDVLTGGGLGDLFRKWILEDKQYNIKNPLLISLGFRRLLYNPHAPNHNTYVPNSYVSRLDKGE, encoded by the coding sequence ATGATGTATTCATCGATACTTTGTGCACTAATATTTGTTTTTGTTTTATCCGCAATAGGTACGGCTATTATAGATATAATATTTAGATTTTTAGGAAAAAGGGGATATTTAGGTAACTTATATCCGAATGTTCGTGGAGGAATTCCACGTGCTGTAGGTATTGTTCCTTTTGTAATATTGTCTTTTTACATGCTACCAAGATTTAACAATTTAATTTTAATCATAGGTATTTTTGCACTAATCGATGATGTTTTGGGCAGAAAAAAATCTCCATTTGGTATTGAATGGGGTCAATTGTCAAGAGGAATCGGAATAATTGCGGTGATGATTGTTGGGATATATCAAGGTTTAGGCATATCTGCAATATTTGTTGCACTTATGGTTCAGCCATTAAATATTTCAGATATGCAACCGGGATCTGCATGTATTGTAACAATTATAATGTCAGTTCTAACAATTGTTGCAACATTATTAATCGGTTCCCAACCATATGCTGAATTGCCTGCTGTTTATACTCCATTGTTGTTGTTAGCTGTTTGTTTAGGATATTGTCCGCTTGATTTTTCAGGAAAAATCATGTTGGGTGAAGTTGGAAACCATACATTTGGCGTGGCACTTGGTTTAGCATTTTATGTAATGGGAGAATTGGTTGGAGTACTGGTATTCGGATTTATAACAACTGCATTCATTGCTTTTGTAAGACGCAATAACCTAATCATATTCTTTAGACAAAAGCTCCGTATTCTTGACCCAACATTTGGTGACTTTTTCATGGATGTTTTGACTGGGGGAGGATTAGGAGATTTATTTAGAAAATGGATTTTAGAGGATAAGCAATATAATATTAAAAATCCATTATTGATTTCATTAGGTTTTAGGAGATTATTGTACAATCCTCATGCTCCAAATCACAACACATATGTTCCAAACAGTTATGTTTCACGTTTAGATAAAGGAGAATGA
- a CDS encoding mRNA surveillance protein pelota, which yields MKIINEDEKEGIVEVVPETLDDLWHLSHVIQIGDNASSKTTRRIQDNTGDKIRSDRGIKKTFYLGLDIESISFHLFTGKLRLTGVITRGPEDLIPLGSHHTLEVKLNVPLKITKPRWPKWAIKRLNQAIDASRKLSAIIVVLEDDTATLGLMRQFGIEYYGPIKGNVSGKRILDKNRQKNITQFYEKVIESIAKFDSIQNIVIAGPGFVKNDFHDYLKDNHKDLAKISVVDSTGAGGRNGINEVLKKGTVEKLTSENRVAQEMGAVNNLLENIGKNSSKITYGIKETKNAINLGAVSQLLILDTKIASEDMDEAMDMVENMKGEVMVISSEHDGGKQLESLGGMAAILRYKIA from the coding sequence ATGAAAATTATAAACGAAGATGAAAAGGAAGGAATTGTAGAAGTAGTTCCAGAAACATTGGATGATTTATGGCATTTATCCCATGTAATACAGATTGGGGATAATGCTTCCTCTAAAACAACTAGGCGTATACAGGACAACACTGGAGATAAAATCAGAAGTGATAGGGGAATTAAAAAAACTTTCTATTTAGGTTTAGATATTGAAAGTATTTCTTTTCATTTATTCACAGGAAAACTGCGATTAACTGGCGTCATTACAAGAGGTCCGGAAGATTTAATACCTCTCGGATCACATCATACTTTGGAAGTCAAATTGAATGTTCCTTTAAAAATCACCAAACCAAGATGGCCTAAGTGGGCTATTAAAAGATTAAATCAAGCAATTGATGCTTCTCGTAAATTATCTGCAATCATTGTAGTTTTAGAAGATGACACTGCAACATTAGGTTTGATGAGACAATTCGGAATTGAATATTATGGTCCAATTAAAGGCAATGTCTCAGGTAAACGCATCTTAGATAAAAATCGGCAAAAAAATATCACTCAATTTTATGAAAAAGTCATAGAATCAATTGCTAAATTTGATTCAATTCAAAATATTGTAATTGCAGGGCCGGGTTTTGTTAAAAATGATTTTCATGATTATTTAAAAGACAATCATAAAGATTTAGCTAAAATATCCGTTGTTGACTCAACCGGTGCCGGCGGAAGAAATGGAATAAATGAAGTTCTTAAAAAAGGCACTGTTGAAAAATTAACTTCCGAAAATAGAGTTGCCCAAGAAATGGGAGCTGTCAATAATTTATTGGAAAATATTGGCAAAAACTCTTCAAAAATCACTTATGGTATAAAAGAAACTAAAAATGCCATTAATTTAGGTGCGGTATCCCAATTATTAATTCTTGACACGAAAATAGCAAGTGAAGACATGGATGAGGCAATGGATATGGTTGAAAACATGAAAGGTGAAGTAATGGTCATCAGTAGTGAACATGATGGTGGAAAACAATTAGAAAGCTTAGGTGGGATGGCGGCTATTTTAAGGTACAAAATTGCTTAA